From one Paramormyrops kingsleyae isolate MSU_618 chromosome 1, PKINGS_0.4, whole genome shotgun sequence genomic stretch:
- the zic1 gene encoding zinc finger protein ZIC 1, whose amino-acid sequence MLLDAGPQYPTIGVTTFGSSRHHSTSEVTDREVALGINPFAEGMGAFKINHSTHDLGSGQTAFTSQASGYAAAALGHHHHPAHVSSYSTAAFNSTRDFLFRNRGFGDAASAQHSLFATAAGGFAGPHGHSDAAGHLLFQGLHEQAATHATSNVVNSQMRLGFSGEMYGRAEQYGHVTSPRSDHYASTQLHGYGPMNMNMAAHHGAGAFFRYMRQPIKQELICKWIEPEQLSNPKKSCNKTFSTMHELVTHLTVEHVGGPEQSNHICFWEECAREGKPFKAKYKLVNHIRVHTGEKPFPCPFPGCGKVFARSENLKIHKRTHTGEKPFKCEFEGCDRRFANSSDRKKHMHVHTSDKPYLCKMCDKSYTHPSSLRKHMKVHESTHGSQPSPAASSGYESSTPPTIVSPSTENQSGSSISPASSTVHHTTSHSTLSSNFNEWYV is encoded by the exons ATGCTCTTGGACGCCGGACCACAGTATCCTACGATAGGAGTGACTACCTTCGGTTCTTCCAGACATCACTCAACAAGCGAAGTCACCGACAGAGAAGTGGCTTTGGGGATAAATCCGTTTGCCGAGGGGATGGGTGCTTTCAAGATCAACCACAGTACCCACGATTTAGGGTCTGGACAGACGGCATTCACCTCGCAGGCTTCGGGATATGCGGCTGCCGCTCTGGGACATCACCACCACCCCGCCCATGTCAGTTCATACTCTACGGCGGCGTTCAACTCCACCCGGGACTTTCTGTTTCGAAATCGGGGCTTCGGGGATGCGGCGAGCGCTCAGCACAGCCTCTTTGCTACTGCTGCAGGCGGTTTCGCGGGGCCGCACGGGCACTCGGATGCCGCGGGACATCTCCTTTTCCAGGGACTTCACGAGCAGGCGGCCACTCACGCGACATCCAACGTCGTGAACAGCCAGATGCGCCTGGGCTTTTCCGGGGAAATGTACGGCAGAGCAGAGCAGTATGGTCACGTAACGAGCCCCAGGTCCGACCACTATGCTTCGACCCAGCTGCACGGCTACGGCCCCATGAACATGAATATGGCTGCACACCACGGAGCTGGGGCCTTCTTTCGATATATGAGACAACCGATAAAACAAGAGCTCATTTGCAAATGGATTGAGCCGGAGCAGCTATCGAATCCAAAAAAGTCTTGCAACAAAACTTTTAGCACGATGCACGAGCTGGTCACCCACCTCACAGTGGAGCATGTTGGAGGGCCGGAGCAGTCGAACCATATCTGCTTTTGGGAAGAATGCGCCCGTGAAGGAAAGCCCTTTAAAGCCAAGTACAAACTTGTGAACCATATCAGAGTACACACCGGAGAGAAACCGTTCCCGTGCCCTTTCCCCGGCTGTGGAAAAGTGTTTGCCCGATCGGAAAACCTGAAAATCCACAAAAGGACGCACACGG GTGAAAAACCATTTAAGTGTGAGTTTGAGGGCTGCGACAGGCGGTTTGCAAACAGCAGCGACCGAAAGAAACACATGCACGTGCACACGTCGGACAAACCCTATCTTTGCAAAATGTGCGACAAATCATACACGCATCCCAGCTCCCTCCGAAAACATATGAAG GTTCACGAATCCACACACGGATCACAACCGTCGCCAGCGGCCAGCTCAGGGTACGAGTCATCCACGCCGCCAACAATTGTGTCTCCATCGACAGAGAACCAGAGCGGCAGCTCCATATCGCCAGCATCATCGACAGTGCATCACACGACCAGTCACAGCACGCTGTCATCAAATTTTAATGAATGGTACGTGTAA